The following is a genomic window from Deltaproteobacteria bacterium HGW-Deltaproteobacteria-4.
GGCGCCGCGTTTGTGGCCAAAGAGTTCCGAATAGGTGATCTCGCCGCTGTAGGCAGCGATGTTGGTCTTCTTCACCGGCAGTTCGCCGCGCGGGTTGATCCGCTCCTGATAGATGGCGTTGAGGCGCGAAAAGATATTGTTGAAGAGAAACTCCTTGCCGCTGCCGGTGTCGCCGGTGATCAGGATCGAGGGGAGGCCGAGGGTCGCTTCCTGCAATCCACTTTGTTGCCAGGTGGCGATGCGGTTGAAGAGGGGGGGGGTAATGGTCTGGATGAAGTTGACGACCTCGTTCGCCTTGGCCGATTTGCCGATGATATTGCCGAGGATATAGGACGAAATCTTCGGGTCTTTGTAGCCGACGTCCTTTTGCAGGCGGTTGACTTCGGTGGTCAGCTGCTCAATGCGCTGCAGATCGGAGAGGTGACGCGAGATCATCCGTTCGATGATCATCAGGATGCGGCGGTGCTCGTCAGTAAAGTAGTGGGGGCGCAGACTGTCGAGGCAAATAACAGCAATGACTTCATCGTCGCAGATCACCGGCACGGCGATCTCGCTTCGGATCGCCTCTGTAATCTCGCGATAAAAGCCGTCGCTGCGTTTCTCTTCCTGCGTATCGTTGATCAGGTGGGGCCGGCCGGTGAAAGCGACGTAGCCGGTCATGCTCCGCTCTGCCGGCGGGAGATTGAGCCCGCCGACCCGATTCGGGGGGATATTGCGCTTCAGCCAAGACTTGCTCTTGGCGCCTAGCAGGGTGCCGTCCACTTCTTCGACGACCAGCCAACGCTCCCCACCTTCTTCTCGCACCAGGGCGATACTGCCGGTATCGGCGTTGATCAGTTCTGTCGCTTTGGAGAGAACGCGGGTAAGGAAGGGGGCAAGGCTATCGTATTTCTCCTTGAGGAGATCATTGATTTCAGCGAGGACCTTGATCTCGATATGTTCATCGCCGATCTCTTGTATAACCCGTTGTGCCATCTCGGCATGGGCTTCAAGGAGGCCCTTTTCAAAGTCGGTGAGGAGGTGGGCTTCGCGCATGTAGTAGTTGACCAGGCAGATGACCTTGCGGGTTCGCGGCTCATAACGCGGCACCACATAAAGGGACTTGAGACCGAGTTCTTCAACGAGATAGCGCTTTTGCAGTGACTCCGAGGGGAGATCGTCGAAGTACAGGGGGTGAAGGAGGGTGTCGTCGGTAATGATCCCCTGCCGGTTGATATAGCGGGATAGGAGAGATTTTCCCGGTCCGAGGCTGATCAGGCGCTCATCCTCGTAAAGGAGGGCCGCTTCCCGCTCTTTCGAGTAAGAGGCGACGATCTGCAAGCTCTCCTGTTTCTCCCCGGTGGAAGGGATGAGAACTGAAGCCAGTGTCAATTTGTCGATCAGTCGGACCGCCGACTTCACCATGATCAGCGCCGCTTCTTTCTTCTTGGCCTGATCGACGCGTCGTGCCAGGACAAGCTGCTGATGGTATTTACGCGCCTGATCGATGATCGGGGCAACATCGGTCAAAAAGTTCTCAAGGAGATTCAGGGACGGCTCGGCTGGAAGCTGCCCGGGATGGCTGCTGTCGAGACAGAGGACACCGATACCACGTTCCAGATGGATCAAGGGGAGGAGCAGAGTGGCGCGAATCTCAAATCGTCGGGCAAATTCCGGTCCGCCATCCGGGAGCATTGCGAAATCGTCGATTCGGTTGCCGGTGCGGGTCAGGTAGGCGTGGGCCTCAAGGTCGTCGGCGTTGGTCAAGGGAAAGGTCGTCGCGCGCAGAGCCGCTGCGTGGGGGCCAGTCGCTGCCGCACAGGCAAGGACACCGTCGGTCAGATCTTCAAGATAAAGACGGCAGCGCCCCTGACGGTTGATCAGGGCAATTGCTTCCAGAAGTGCATGGAGAATGTCATCAAGATTCTCCTTGGAGTAGGAATTAATTTTGAGGCGCAACTGATCGAGTCGGATAGAGGTGTTGATCGGCATGAGCGTCTGCTTTCAGTGTGTTGTTAAGTTACACAGAGAGTATAGGGGATAAGCGGGTGCAGGTAAACGGAAGAAATGGATCCGATGTGCAAAGGATTTTTCACGAAGGAGTACTATTTGCTTTACAGGAATAGGCTCTTCGTGTAATTTGCCAAACCTGCGGAGAGATGTCCGAGTGGTTTAAGGAGCACGCCTGGAAAGTGTGTGTACGTTAATAGCGTACCGAGGGTTCGAATCCCTCTCTCTCCTCCATGAAAAAGCAAAGAAGCCCTTGAGAAATTGGGGGCTTCTTTTTTTATGGGGATATGTTTATTTTCACTGACAAGTCGATTGGTAAGATTTTAGTCAGAGGTCAGGACTATAAAGAAGTTAGCCTCTTCCGCAGAATCTGTGGAAGAGGCTATTTTTATGCGGTGTGAACCGGTGACGGTCTGTCGTCTTGCCGTCGCCTGTGCCATTAAAGAGAATCTAGTCTCTCTACTACTACTAGAAGCGCGACCTTGTCGCCCCTCTAACAGAAGGGGGCGAAGAGTCGGCGCGCGTCTTGGCAAAAGATTTGATGGAGTTGCTGCGCGAAGTACAGGAATAATTACATGGATAGAATAGAACATGGTACTTCATAATTTTATGAGGATTGAACATGCATTCCGATGAAGTATTGAAAATTAGACTATTGAATATTTGCGATAACGCTGTATTCTTATGCACGGTTGATAAATTTAAAAAAGGAGAGACTGAAAATGGCGACTTTATTGGAGATGGCAAAAGATATCGTTATTGCGCACGCAACCACGACACCGATGTCGAAGGACGATTTGCTCAAAGAGATTCAGGACGTTTATGCTGTACTGTTGGCCCTGGAAAAGGGTGTTGATGTTGTAGTCGAAGCGGAGGTTGTTGCTGAAGAGGTCAAACCGGCGATTTCTGCTAAGAAATCGATTGGCAAGAATGCAATTACTTGTATCATCTGTGGCGAGAGCATGAAGACGTTGTCACGCCACCTTATGGCCAAGCACAATATGAAGGCCAAAGATTATCGTAAAGAATTCGGCATTCCCCGGACCCAGGCTCTTGCGGCCAAGTCCTATTCCGAAACGCGGAAGAAGATGGCTATAGATAGCGGTCTCGGTGAAAAGTTGGCCGCCGCACGGATAGCCAATGCCGAGAAAAAAAATGCCGCGGTTAAAGAGAAGAAAGTTCCGGCCGGAACCAAAGCGAAGAAACTAACGTCAGCCAAGATGAAAAGTAAGGTTTAAGTTTATCTGATCGTCATGAAATAGCTCAGGCCTGGCCATTCGGTCAGGCCTTTTTTTCAGGTAATTCGATTGTAAATCCCACCTGTTTTGGCTAGAATTCATCCCCGCACTGCTATTATCCTTCCTTTTCAGGAGTCCTGCCATGGCGATCAAGCCGATCCGTTTTGAAAATGATACTCTCCTCCTTATCGATCAACGCCTCCTCCCCAACCAGGAGGTCTGGCTCAGTTATAAAGATGCCGAAGGTGTCGCCGAAGCGATTCGCAGCATGGTGGTGCGCGGTGCCCCGGCGATCGGGGTAACAGCGGCTTACGGCGCCGCCTTTGGTGCCGATGCCATCTACGCCGTTGACTTCATCGAGTTCTTCGAAGAGTTTAACGATGTCTGCGATCTCCTCGCCGCGACCCGGCCGACGGCAGTCAACCTTTGCTGGGCGCTGGAGCGGATGAAGACCTGCGCCCGTGCTCATGCGGATCTGCCGGGGAGCGAGCTTAAGGCCGCGCTCTTTGCCGAAGCGCATGCGATAGCCGCCGAGGATGAAATTCTCAATCGGGCGATGGGGGCGCACGGCCAGGAGTTGATCCCGGACGGGTCGCGTATCCTCACCCACTGCAATGCCGGCGCGCTGGCGACCGGCGGCTTCGGTACCGCCCTCGGCGTCATCCGGGCGGCGGTGGAGGCGGGGAAATCGGTCAGCGTTATCGCTGATGAAACCCGCCCCTGGCTGCAAGGGGCGCGTTTGACGGCGTGGGAGTTGATGCAGGATGGCATCCCGGTGACGCTGATCTGCGACAACATGGCCGGCTACCTGATGAGCAAAGGGGAGATCGACTGCGTCATCGTCGGCGCTGACCGCATTGCCGCCAATGGCGATACCGCCAACAAGATCGGTACCTACAGTGTCGCCATCCTCGCCAAAGAACACGATATCCCCTTTTATGTTGCCGCTCCCCTCTCGACCATTGATCGCAGTCTGAGTGACGGCAGCCTCATCCCCATCGAGGAGCGCAGCCCTGACGAGGTCACCCACTGCGGCGGCCACCCCATTGCGCCGGCCGGAGTGACGGTATGCAATCCCGCTTTCGACATCACCCCCGCCCGATACATTAGTGCGATTATCACCGAACGCGGCGTGGCGACGGCTGACTTTCAAATCGCGTTGGCGGGGCTCTTTACGCGATGATGGGGCCCGGGCAACTCTGTGAACGCCTTGCCGACTTGGACGGTATCCGGGAGCGCGACAGCTGGCGTCTGCTTGCTGTCGATCTCGGCCTGGTGGAGATTGCCAAGAGCGCCACCAACCTGCAGGAACTGCACGAACGACTGGCCTCGGAGTCGCTTCTGGCCGCCCTGATCGGTGATGCCCTGCTCTCTGCCGATCCGGATCAGGCGCTCAATGGCCTGGAACGTTTTTGTGATGGCCAGCCGCAGGAGCTCCTTCAGCTGATCCTCACGGCACCGCTGCGGCGCCAGCAACTTGTTACCATCCTTGGCGCTTCCCCATTTCTCACTAACATCCTGTGCCGCGATGAAGAGTTCCCCCGCCGCCTCTTGATCGATGGCAAGATCGACTGTATCAAGAGCGAAGAAGAGATGCTCGCTGAGTTGCGGGACGGCATCCCTGATGCTGTCGATTTCGTCACCCTGCAGAAGGGATTGCGCCGCTATAAATGCCGGGAGATCCTGCGCATTGCCGGCCGTGATCTCTGCGGCCTCGACGATCTGGCTCGTACTACCTATGCCCTCTCGGCTCTGGCGTCCGCCACTTTGCAACGCTCCTGCGAAATCTGCGGAATTCTCCTGAGGGAGGAGTACGGCGCACCGCTCCTTGATTCTCTCACTGGTGATGAGGGCATCGAAGCGGAGTTTACCGTTCTCGGGATGGGGAAGTTCGGGGGACGCGAACTGAACTTTTCTTCGGATATTGACCTTATCTACTTTTATACGAGCGAGAAGGGGATGACTGCCGGCGTGCCGACACCGCAGGGGGGACGACGCAATCAGATTCATCTCCATCAGTTCTTTGCCAAACTCGCCGATCTGGTCAGCAAGGCGGTCGGACAGGCGACGGAGGACGGCTTTGTCTTCCGTGTCGATCTGCGTCTGCGCCCGGAAGGGAACAGCGGTGAGATGGCGACGCCGCTGCGCAGTGCGGAAATTTATTACGAGCACTGGGGGCAGAGCTGGGAGCGGGCGGCGATGATCAAGGCACGGCCGGTCGCCGGCTCGATCGCGCTTGGCGAGAAGCTCCTTAAGAGCCTTGAACCCTTTATCTTTCGCCGCTATCTCGATTACGGCATGGTCGAGGACATCAAGGGGATGAAGCAGAAGATCGACCACAACCTGACCCGCGAGCGGGAAGGGGAGCGAAATCTCAAGCTCGGACGCGGCGGTATTCGCGAGATCGAATTCTTCATTCAGGCGCTGCAGCTGATCTATGCTGGCAAACAGCCGGAACTGCGGGAAAAGGGATCGATGGCGGCGCTTTGCAAACTGGTCGAAGCCGGTTTGGTGCGGGAGGAAGAAGCGACGCTGCTGCGCGAAGCTTATACTTTTTTGCGTACCGTCGAACATCGCATCCAGGTCGTCCAGGAACGCCAGACCCATAACCTGCCGGCGAGTGACGCCGAGTTGCTGGTCCTGTCCCGGCGCAGTGGTTTTTCCTCGCTGGCGGAGTTCTCTGCGACTCTGGAGCGCCATCGTCAGGGGGTCCACACCATCTTCCATGATCTTTTTTACAGCGGCGAAGAGACGCTGCGCGACGAGATCCGGCCCGAGATCCTTTGGCTCTTTGATCCGGCCGCCGATGCCGATCTGGTCATGGATTATCTCGAAGAGCAGCGCTTCAAGAACCCCGCCGGGGCTTACGAAAGTCTCCTCGCCCTGCGCGACGGACCGAAGAATTCACCAATGACCGAGCGGGCGCGGCGCCATTTTGAACGGATCGCCCCCCTGCTTATGCAGGAGGTTCTGGCGGCGCCGGAGCCGGAAATGGCGCTGCGCAATCTTGAGCGCTTTCTCGGCGCCCTGCGCGCCCGCGCGACTTTCTACGCCTTGCTGGCGGAGAATCGGACGATTATTACTCTGCTCGTCTCCCTCTTCGCCACCAGCCAGTTCCTGTCGCGCATCTTTATCCAGCATCCCGAGATCCTTGATGCCCTGGTCAGCAGTTCCTACAGTGTTACCTTCAAGGAGCGGGAGGTCATGGCGGCTGAACTGGCGGCGCAATTGGCCCTCCATCCCGATTATGAAGATCAACTCGGCATTCTGCGGCGTTTCCACAAGGAAGAGACGCTGCGCATCGGTTTGAACGATATTCACGGCAATACCCGCTTGGAGGAGAGTACTCTGCAGCTCTCGGCCTTGGCTGATGTTTGTCTGTGTGCAGCGATGGAGATGGCGCGGCGCGAACTGCTGCCGCGATACGGTCTCCCCTGGGTGATGGATGACAACGGACAGGAGCGGCCCGCCGGTTTTGCTATCGTCGGCATGGGGAAGCTCGGGGGGATGGAGCTCAACTACCACTCGGATCTTGATATTATCTTTATTCATGAGGGGAGCGGTGAGACCAAACCGGCACCGGGATGCGATCCCGAGCGTTTCCGGCCGCAAACGAATCAGGAATATTTTTCCCG
Proteins encoded in this region:
- a CDS encoding Fis family transcriptional regulator — protein: MPINTSIRLDQLRLKINSYSKENLDDILHALLEAIALINRQGRCRLYLEDLTDGVLACAAATGPHAAALRATTFPLTNADDLEAHAYLTRTGNRIDDFAMLPDGGPEFARRFEIRATLLLPLIHLERGIGVLCLDSSHPGQLPAEPSLNLLENFLTDVAPIIDQARKYHQQLVLARRVDQAKKKEAALIMVKSAVRLIDKLTLASVLIPSTGEKQESLQIVASYSKEREAALLYEDERLISLGPGKSLLSRYINRQGIITDDTLLHPLYFDDLPSESLQKRYLVEELGLKSLYVVPRYEPRTRKVICLVNYYMREAHLLTDFEKGLLEAHAEMAQRVIQEIGDEHIEIKVLAEINDLLKEKYDSLAPFLTRVLSKATELINADTGSIALVREEGGERWLVVEEVDGTLLGAKSKSWLKRNIPPNRVGGLNLPPAERSMTGYVAFTGRPHLINDTQEEKRSDGFYREITEAIRSEIAVPVICDDEVIAVICLDSLRPHYFTDEHRRILMIIERMISRHLSDLQRIEQLTTEVNRLQKDVGYKDPKISSYILGNIIGKSAKANEVVNFIQTITPPLFNRIATWQQSGLQEATLGLPSILITGDTGSGKEFLFNNIFSRLNAIYQERINPRGELPVKKTNIAAYSGEITYSELFGHKRGAYTGAHTDRKGILEEAHGGVVFLDEIGDADPKTQVQLLRFLDNGGFVRLGENATRYARVLLIAATNRDLKALIQSGHFREDLYHRLNELTIQVPSLNDRREDIPDLAVHFLGKLYRVYKKPEERDEDGPTLNRGAQALLAAHHYTGNIRELRSILLRALFFRKGRSVSEDDIRAILTALDPPQPQNNRKSLTSDVAREIYQCIIEGQSDFWSGIYEPYSANRITRDIVLEIIELARAAGADTMPKSAELLRACDPRSEAAEEKKTFFRYKNFLYKTVRIA
- a CDS encoding MucR family transcriptional regulator, with translation MATLLEMAKDIVIAHATTTPMSKDDLLKEIQDVYAVLLALEKGVDVVVEAEVVAEEVKPAISAKKSIGKNAITCIICGESMKTLSRHLMAKHNMKAKDYRKEFGIPRTQALAAKSYSETRKKMAIDSGLGEKLAAARIANAEKKNAAVKEKKVPAGTKAKKLTSAKMKSKV
- the mtnA gene encoding S-methyl-5-thioribose-1-phosphate isomerase — its product is MAIKPIRFENDTLLLIDQRLLPNQEVWLSYKDAEGVAEAIRSMVVRGAPAIGVTAAYGAAFGADAIYAVDFIEFFEEFNDVCDLLAATRPTAVNLCWALERMKTCARAHADLPGSELKAALFAEAHAIAAEDEILNRAMGAHGQELIPDGSRILTHCNAGALATGGFGTALGVIRAAVEAGKSVSVIADETRPWLQGARLTAWELMQDGIPVTLICDNMAGYLMSKGEIDCVIVGADRIAANGDTANKIGTYSVAILAKEHDIPFYVAAPLSTIDRSLSDGSLIPIEERSPDEVTHCGGHPIAPAGVTVCNPAFDITPARYISAIITERGVATADFQIALAGLFTR
- a CDS encoding bifunctional [glutamate--ammonia ligase]-adenylyl-L-tyrosine phosphorylase/[glutamate--ammonia-ligase] adenylyltransferase, which gives rise to MMGPGQLCERLADLDGIRERDSWRLLAVDLGLVEIAKSATNLQELHERLASESLLAALIGDALLSADPDQALNGLERFCDGQPQELLQLILTAPLRRQQLVTILGASPFLTNILCRDEEFPRRLLIDGKIDCIKSEEEMLAELRDGIPDAVDFVTLQKGLRRYKCREILRIAGRDLCGLDDLARTTYALSALASATLQRSCEICGILLREEYGAPLLDSLTGDEGIEAEFTVLGMGKFGGRELNFSSDIDLIYFYTSEKGMTAGVPTPQGGRRNQIHLHQFFAKLADLVSKAVGQATEDGFVFRVDLRLRPEGNSGEMATPLRSAEIYYEHWGQSWERAAMIKARPVAGSIALGEKLLKSLEPFIFRRYLDYGMVEDIKGMKQKIDHNLTREREGERNLKLGRGGIREIEFFIQALQLIYAGKQPELREKGSMAALCKLVEAGLVREEEATLLREAYTFLRTVEHRIQVVQERQTHNLPASDAELLVLSRRSGFSSLAEFSATLERHRQGVHTIFHDLFYSGEETLRDEIRPEILWLFDPAADADLVMDYLEEQRFKNPAGAYESLLALRDGPKNSPMTERARRHFERIAPLLMQEVLAAPEPEMALRNLERFLGALRARATFYALLAENRTIITLLVSLFATSQFLSRIFIQHPEILDALVSSSYSVTFKEREVMAAELAAQLALHPDYEDQLGILRRFHKEETLRIGLNDIHGNTRLEESTLQLSALADVCLCAAMEMARRELLPRYGLPWVMDDNGQERPAGFAIVGMGKLGGMELNYHSDLDIIFIHEGSGETKPAPGCDPERFRPQTNQEYFSRLAQRIISVLTLKTPEGSLYEIDTRLRPSGNQGPLVTSLAAYRDYHQTTAQPWERQALIKARVVCGPPELTKKIDELNRQIVYGRELPENLAGEIRRLRERMESEIAKEGADHFNIKTGRGGMVDVEFIVQYLQLRHGGAYAELQGHSTLEALKVLQQTGLLAVADFATLLQGYEFLRRLENKLRLIHDESISALSGEPAYLRKLAQRLGYPDRPQRADELFLAEYRQMTTGIRAVFAKIFEAS